The genomic interval TGGAAAATTTGAACAATGCTCTGCTGAATGAAGAGACGATCTGGGAGGATGAATATCGATTTGTCCGGAGCGACGGATTGACAGCGTATGTGATCGACCGTGGTTACATTGAGCGCGACTCCAGCGGGAAACCCATCCGCATGATCGGCGCCATTTCGGATATTACCGACCGCAGGCGCCGCGAGGATGAACTGGCCGCCCTGGCATCGGTCAGCGCGGCATTGCGCGTGGCGGGCTCGCGTGACGAAATTTTACAAGTTGTGCTCGATCAAGTCTCGTTGCAGTTCGATGCGCGCGGCGCGGCGCTCATCCTCAGGCGCGCGGGAACGGACACCCTTGTGGTTGAAGCGGCGGGTGGAGAATGGAGAGGTTGTCTGGGCTCCAAAGACCCGCCCAGCGCAGACATAAGCCGCCAGGTGATGGAAAGCGGAGCCCCTCGCGTGATCGACGATCTGCAACAGGATGCGTCGATGAAGTGGAGCGCGGAGAGGAAAGAGAAGGGCAGTTTCATCAGCGTGCCGTTGGGCACACCGGCTGGCATGATCGGCGTAATGAACATCTTCCGCGCGGCGGTGTTCCGTTTGGAAGATGTGCGTCTCGTGATGAACATTGCCGATATGGCGGCAAATGCCATTCAGCGCGCGTCCTCTTACGAGCAACTGAAACGGCAAATCGATAGTATCAGGGTATTACGCACCATCGACATGTTCATCGCCAGCGGCGCCGACTTGCACCTAATCCTGCAAACGATCGTCAACCAGGCGATGGCGCACCTGGGTTGCGATGCGGCGAGTATTCTTATGCTTAATCAGGCTGTTCATGCCCTGGAATTTGCGGAAGGGGCTGGTTTTCGCACGGCTGGCTTAAAGCAAACATCGTTGCGGCTTGGGGAGGGATTCGCCGGGCAGGCTGTATTGAAACGGGAGATGATCATGGTGGATGATCTGGCGTCCCGAAAAGATCACCCGTTGAATGTGCTGGAAGGATTCTCCTGTTATTACGGCGTGCCATTGATCGCAAAAGGCGATGTGAAAGGCGTGATGGAGATCCTTCACCGATCCCACATTGAAGCAGACCGGGAATGGTTGGATTTTCTCGAATCGCTCGCCGCTCAAGCGGCGCTTGCCATAGATAACGCCTCCCTCTTCAGCAGTCTCCAACGCTCGAATATGGAATTGGGCATTGCCTACGAATCCACGCTTGAGGGATGGTCTGCCGCGTTAGATATGCGTGACCGTGAGACCGAGGGGCATACCCAGCGCGTGACCAATCTCACTTTGGCGCTTGCCGAAGCCATGGGAGTTGGTGAAAAGGATCGTGTGCAGATCCGCCGGGGCGCCCTTCTGCATGATATTGGCAAAATGGGCATTCCCGACCGTATTCTCCTCAAACCCGACGTTTTGACCGGCGAAGAGTGGGAGATCATGCGACAGCATCCGGTCTATGCCCAACGATTACTCTATCCAATCCCACACTTGCGCCCCGCGCTGGATATTCCGTATTGCCATCACGAACGCTGGGATGGTTCGGGTTACCCCCGCGGGTTGAAGGCAGAATCCATTCCGCTGGCGGCTCGTATCTTTGCCGTGGCAGATGTATGGGACGCGCTTTGCTCCGACCGCCCCTATCGCCCGGCCTGGGAGCGAGCCAAAGCGCTGAGTTACATCAAATCGCTATCGGGCGTGCATTTCGACCCGAAGGTGGTGGAAGTCTTTTTACGCCTGGTTGGGGAAGAGAAGTAAATCCCGCCTCTCTCTGCCGCGCATTTCTCTTTGTGCCACGAAGGGCGTGAGGGGCGCCAAGCTTGTCAATCGTTTCTGCGCCTTCCTACGAGTTGAATCAGCGAAATCAGCATTTTTCAGCGTCCAAAAAACATTGTATAAGGTAATCAGGTCTTAAACCTTGATCTTTTGTACGCGGATTTCACGGAACACATGGATATTAAAAACTCACCATACGCGGTAAAGCCGTAAGGCGAGATTGATCTCGCCTTTCAAGTTGTTCTTGCGCAAGAGCGACATGAATGTCGCGTTACGGAGATCAGGCTGACTTCAACTGCGTAACATCAGTTAAAAAGATATTTCCGTGAAAATCAGCGAAACTTGCGCTGAGCCTGTCGAAGTATCCTTGTCGAAAAAAGAAGTTAAGAAACAGTCTCTTAACCGGCAGGTTGAACTTTGGCAAGTTCATCGAGGGCAGATTCGATTTTCTCTTCCGTAAGATTTTCCAGGGGAGGTCTCACCGCCCAGCGCGGCAAACCATGCAATCGGTGCATCAATGCTTTCAAGGCGGGCGGGAATGGCAAATACTTCTCCAGAATGTGGCGCTTCTCGGTTACCCGCGCTTGTGCCTGATTGGGGTCTTTTCCGGCTTGGATCAAATCCCACACTTCGCGCAGATCGGGCGAGATCAAATTGGCGGGCGCGGTGATGCACCCCGCGGCGTGATGTTCCATTGCCATTTGCAAAAACGAATCGGTGCCGTTCAACACGAGCAGATCCGCGCCGAACGTATCGCCAACACTGCGGGCAAAATCGGCATCGTGCGATGAATCTTTGATGCCGGCAAACTGATTCGGGAATGCGTCCTTCAACCGCTTGAGCAACGGGACGGAAAACCCGACTCCGATCAACGGGGGAATGTGATACCCAATTAGGAATTTATCCACCGGGACGGCTTTGCGGATCACCTCGCTGAACCAATCGAACAACCCATCATCGCTTGCCTTGCGGAAGTAATAAGGCGGCACAACCAGCACGGCATCGTAGCCCAGGTTGAACGCGCATTTCGTCAATTCGATGGTTTCCGTCAGGCTCGGGGTGCCGGTACCGGCGATGAGGCGGCTTCCCGCCGGTCGATTCTCTTTAAGCGCGCGCATCACATCTTCGCGTTCCTTTGAGGAGAATGAAGGTCCTTCGCCGGTGGTGCCGAAGAGAACGATGCCATGACAGCCTCGGTCTGTGAGAAAATTCGCCAAAGCCGGAACAGAATCAAGGTCAAGCGTGGAAGCGTCTTTGAGCGGCGTGACCGCCGCGGCGTACACGCCGGCAAGTAGGTGTGATGTGGTCATGATTTTTTCTTCTCCGTTTTTTGTTTTTTCTTTTTTACCGTCGCGGCTTGATCGCCTTTTATGCCGAAAAAATCGCGCGCGGCGGCATCGGGCGGTTGTAAAGGCATGCCTTCCTGCGATTCCAAGTAATGCTGGTGGTCGAGTACCCAGAGGTAAAGATCGCCTTCGGTTTTGTCCGGAAATTCTTTGAGGATGTCCGTTTCGCGGATGACGCGCACGATCGGCATGTATACGTGGTCGTACCAGTGGTTGATCGCTTCCTCTTCGGAGATGTCGCGTTTCCAGTCCAGCCCCATAAAGTAACGATGGACGGCGATATGCTCTAACATACGCTCGAAGCCATCCGGGATGGTGAGTTTGATATTGGCTTCAGGTTTGAGCCTATCCAGCGAGGTGCGTTCCAGAAAATGAACTTTGTCGTGGATGATCTCCAGGTCTTCCGGGCGGATATCCGGTGTAAGGTTAACGCGCGTCGAGCATTCGCGCACCTCCGCGTCGATAAACAATTGATTTTGTTCGCGCGCCACCGAAACCCGGTGATGACCGTCGACAACAAAGTACACCTGTCCCACTTTGTATAACACAACAGGCGGCAGGCTCACATCTTCGTAAAACGCGCGGTTGACGCTCTGCCAGCGCGCGGCAAGGGAACTGGAGGCGGGCATGAACACGCGGTCAAATTCATGATACCGGTTCAGGCTTCCGGCGATCTGGTCGACGCGCACAGTTTGCACGCCGCGGTAAATGGGACCGCCGATATGAAGCTTCTCTTTGATGTCTTCATACGATAGCAGTGTCGTACGGTGACCGGAGAGCGAATCCCAGACGCGGTGCATGAACGCTTTGAAGCGCGCCCGTTGAAAATCGGCTTGTGTTTTATCGTTCAGTGGATCAGGCATGGTTTGTGTTCGTGATTGATGTTGCGCGCCGTCCCGCAGGTTTTCTTAGAAGCATGGTTCGTCCAACCAAGCCCTTCGACAAACTCAGGGTAACGCCTGCGCGACGTTCTGCGTAAGGTGAGTTAGTGATTTACTTCCACTATTTTGTAAGGAAAGATATTCATGATCGTTGTCAACCCGCGCCTCGTTTCAGAGGGTGAAAGGTTGCGTCGTTGGAAATGGGTATGACCGTGAAGGTGATAGCGCGGCTTGGCAATCTGGAGAAGCCAGTTGATGGCGTGGATGCCGCGATGCGCCTGTGATTCCTCATCGTGGATGCCGTAAGGAGGCGAGTGCGTGATGAGGAGGTCGAGCGCGCGCCCGAATTTTACGCGGTTAACCAGCAAAGCGGGGAGCAGGCGCCAGGCTCTGAAATACGCTTCTGCCTGACTATATTGGTTTACGCCATCCGGACGGTAGCGGATGGAGCCGCCGAAGCCGCCGATCAAAAAGCGTTTATGGCGGACCAGTTTTAAGTCGATGTTTGAGCCGCCTTCCGCATGGGCGAGCGGATTCGTCGGGCTGAATGCGGGGTCATGGTTGCCCGGTACATAGAACAGGGGAACGTTCAGCATGCTAACGATGTTTTCGAGGTAGGTGTAGGGCAGGTCGCCGCACCCTGCGATGAGTTCCACCTCCTTGAACTGACCGCTCGCGCACAGGTTATACAAACGTTCGATCACTTCATCGCTGACGGCGAGGATTTTCACAAGCGGTATTGTGCCGCAGAATGGGCAAGTCTGCAAGGCAAAATGACAATCTACGAATTTGAAAGTATACGCGTTTGGGTAGTTGTCAAACGAAGCGTGGCAAACTATAATTTGCCAACCTAGGAGACCGGTTCTGGAAACTAGAATATTTCCTGAGTTATCCGATGATCGGGGTGGCAAGAGTTCATCCGCTCCGCGTCAACTTGTGGCTGGCGTAACGCTTGCCAATCGTTATTCGATTCAAGATGTGATTGGCGTGGGCGGCATGGGTTCGGTGTATCGCGCGCGCGATATGCACTTCCCCAACGTGACCAAACTTGTGGCGGTGAAGGAGATGATCAACTCCGCGCCCGACCCGCTTGTGCGGCAGACGATCGTTCAAAATTTTGAGCGCGAGGCGAACCTGCTTGCCACGCTCAACCATCCCTCCATCCCGCGGATCAACGATTATTTTTCTCTCGATAGCCGCTCATACCTTGTCCTTGATTTTATTCACGGCAAGGATATGGAGGCGATCATCAGCGATACCAATGGGTTCCTGCCGGAGGAACAAGTGTTGGGCTGGGCGGTCGAGTTGTGCGATGTGCTGGAGTACCTGCATCGTCACAAACCCGACCCGATCATCTTCCGCGATATGAAGCCCTCCAACGTGATGATCAACAGCAACGGCGATGTAGTGCTCGTCGATTTCGGCATCGCTAAAACATTCCAAACCGGGATCAAAGGGACGATGATCGGCACGGAGGGATATTCGCCTCCCGAGCAATATCGCGGCGAAGCCACCCCCTCGGCGGATATCTACGCTTTAGGCGCGACAAT from Candidatus Defluviilinea gracilis carries:
- a CDS encoding dihydrodipicolinate synthase family protein; the encoded protein is MTTSHLLAGVYAAAVTPLKDASTLDLDSVPALANFLTDRGCHGIVLFGTTGEGPSFSSKEREDVMRALKENRPAGSRLIAGTGTPSLTETIELTKCAFNLGYDAVLVVPPYYFRKASDDGLFDWFSEVIRKAVPVDKFLIGYHIPPLIGVGFSVPLLKRLKDAFPNQFAGIKDSSHDADFARSVGDTFGADLLVLNGTDSFLQMAMEHHAAGCITAPANLISPDLREVWDLIQAGKDPNQAQARVTEKRHILEKYLPFPPALKALMHRLHGLPRWAVRPPLENLTEEKIESALDELAKVQPAG
- a CDS encoding metallophosphoesterase — encoded protein: MKILAVSDEVIERLYNLCASGQFKEVELIAGCGDLPYTYLENIVSMLNVPLFYVPGNHDPAFSPTNPLAHAEGGSNIDLKLVRHKRFLIGGFGGSIRYRPDGVNQYSQAEAYFRAWRLLPALLVNRVKFGRALDLLITHSPPYGIHDEESQAHRGIHAINWLLQIAKPRYHLHGHTHFQRRNLSPSETRRGLTTIMNIFPYKIVEVNH